TCCTGGTCGGTGGCGAAGCGCAGATAGGCGATGCAGCGGTCGACGCGACCGAGCGCGCGCTGGAGCATCCGTTCCAGATCGATGGCGAGACGATCCAGCTCGGCGCGCGGATCGGCGTTGCCCGCATGAGCGAGGAGGAACCGCTCGACCAGCTGCTGCGTCGTGCCGCCGAAGCATTGGCCTATGCGCGTGCCAGCGAGGGCGCGACCCGGCGAATCGCCGCGGACGGACGCGGCGTCTCGCTGGCGGCGCTGGCGGCCGACCTGCACCGCGCGATGGAGCGACAGGAGATCGACGTCCGCTTTCAGCCGCAGGTGCATCTGATCGATGGACAGATCACCGGGGTGGAGGCACTCGCGCGGTGGCAGCATCCGCGACTGGGCGTGCTGGGCGCCGACACCTTGCTGGCCGCGGCCGATCGCGCGGGCCTGGGCGTTGCGTTGTCTGACCATGTCCAGGCGCTCGCGTTGCGACGCGCGGCCGACTGGCCGGACGCGCTTTCAGGGTTGCGCGTCGCTGTAAACGTGACGGCGACCGATCTGTCGCGGACACCGTTCGTCAGCCGCTTCCTGGCGCGGGTGCATGAGGCGGGGATCGCGCCCGGACGCGTCACCGCCGAGGTGACCGAAGGCGCGATGATCGACAATCTCCACGCCGCCGGCACCGCGCTGGCAGCGCTGCGTGCGGCGGGATGCCGGGTGGCGCTCGACGATTTCGGCACCGGCTATTCAAGCCTGTCCTATGTCGCGCGGCTGCCGCTCGACTACCTCAAGATCGATCGCAGCCTGACGCAGGCCGCCGTCAGCGATGCGCGCGACCGCGTGGTGATGCAGGGCGTGCTGGCGATCGCCAAGGGGCTGGGGCTGGAGACGATCGCGGAGGGTGTCGAGACCGAGGCGCAGCGCCTGTTGCTCGCTGCGCGCGGCTGTACTTTGTACCAGGGATTTCTCTGTGCCGAGCCGCTGGACGACGCGGCCCTGATCGAACTTGTGTCGAAGGATCGTGAGCGGGAGCTGCCGAGATGAGCATCGCGCTGGTGTTGGCCGTTGCCGCTGCGGCGACACCGCAGGCGGCGATCTCGGCGGCGATGGCGGACAGCGCGGCGGGATGGAATGCCGGCGACCTGGCGCGCTTCACCGCCATCTATGCGCCCGATGCGGTCTACGTCGCGGGCGACAAGGTGGTGCAGGGAAAGCCCGCCATCGCCGAGCGATATGCCAAAAGCTTCACCGATGGTGGCAATAGCCGCGGAAAGCTGGCGTTCCAGCCGCTTGCATGGCGTCCGCTGAGCGCGGTGCATGTTCTGTACATCGCGCGCTGGACGTTAACGCCGGCGAGCGGCGCCTCGCAAACCGGGTTGACGACGCTGCTTTTCGAACGGCGCAAGGACGGCTGGCGGATCATTTCCGACCACAGCAGCTGAGCGGCAGCGGTCACCCCGCCGCCTTCGCCAACCCCTTCGACAATTGCAGCGCGCCGTGCAGCCGCGCCTTCGGATCGGCCCAGACGCGGGTGAGCGCCAGCTTGCTGTCGGGACGCAGCTTCGCGATCCCGCCCAGCTTGTCGACATAGGCGAGCAAGCCGGCGATGTTAGGTGGCGTGTCGTCGTGGAACGCGACGAGCGCCCCCTTCGGCCCGACGTCGAGCTTGGCGACGCACGCCTTCTTGGCGTTCAGCTTGATTTCCATGATCTTGACGAGATTGTCAGTCGCTTCGGGCAACGGGCCGAAGCGGTCGATCATCTCCGCGGCGAACGCCTCCAGCCCCTGGACCTCGTCGACGTCGTTGAGGCGGCGATAGAGCCCCATGCGCAGGTCGAGGTCGGGAACATATTCCTCAGGAATCAGGATCGGCGCATCGACGCTGATCTGTGGACTGAAGTCGCGCTGGCGTTCGCGGAAACCACCGGCCTTTGCCTCCATGATCGCGTCTTCGAGCATCGACTGGTACAGTTCGTAGCCCACCTCCTTGATGTGGCCCGATTGTTCGTCGCCGAGCAGATTGCCCGCGCCGCGGATGTCGAGGTCGTGACTGGCAAGCTGGAAGCCGGCGCCGAGCGAGTCGAGATCGCTCAGGACTTTCAACCGCTTCTCCGCCGCCTCCGTCATCTGCCGCTCCGGCGGGGCGACCATATAGGCGTAGGCGCGCGTCTTCGACCGGCCGACGCGGCCGCGCAGCTGGTAGAGTTGGGCGAGGCCGAAGCGGTCGGCGCGGTTGACGATCATCGTGTTGGCGGACGGGATGTCGATCCCGCTCTCGATGATCGTGGTCGACACCAGCACCTCGAATTTCTTGTCGTAGAACGCGGACATACGCTCCTCGACCTCGGTCGGTGAAAGCTGGCCGTGCGCGACGACATAGCGGATCTCGGGAACCTCGCGTCGCAGATAATCCTCGATATCGGGCAGATCGGCGACGCGCGGTGTCACCAAAAAGCTCTGTCCGCCGCGATAATGTTCACGCAGTAACGCTTCGCGCAACACAACGGGGTCCCACGGCATGACGTAGGTGCGGACCGCCAGACGATCGACCGGCGGGGTCTGGATCACCGACAATTCCCGCAGGCCGCCCATCGCCATCTGGAGCGTGCGCGGGATCGGCGTCGCGGTCAGCGTCAGCATATGGACGTCGGCGCGCAGCGTCTTCAGCCGCTCCTTGTGCGTCACCCCGAAGCGCTGTTCCTCATCGACGATCACGAGCCCGAGGCGCTTGAAGTCGACCGACTTGGCGAGCAACGCATGCGTGCCGATCACGATGTCGATCGTGCCGTTCGCAACGCCTTCCCGGACCTTCCTGGCCTCGGCCGCGGTCACCAGCCGCGAGAGGCGGCCGATCTCGAGCGGGAAGCCGTCGAAGCGCGCGCAGAAATTCTGGTAATGCTGACGCGCGAGCAACGTCGTCGGGCAGACGACCGCGACCTGCATCCCGGCCATCGCGGCGACGAACGCGGCGCGCAGCGCGACCTCGGTCTTGCCGAAGCCGACATCGCCGACGATCAGCCGGTCCATCGGCTTGCCCGCGGCCAGATCGTCGAGCACGTCGGAGATCGCGCGGTCCTGATCGTCGGTTTCCTCGTACGGGAAGCGATCGACGAACGCCGGATAGCCGCTGGCGTCGGGTTCGGCGATCTCGCCCGGACGCAGCGCGCGTTCGGCGGCGACCGCGATCAGCGTGCCGGCGATCTCGCGGATCCGCTCCTTCATCCGGCTCTTGCGGCGCTGCCACGCCTCGCCGCCGAGCCGGTCGAGGCTCGCGCCCTCCTCCGACGATCCGTAGCGTGAGAGGACCTCGAGATTTTCGACGGGTATGTAGAGCTTGTCGCCGCCGGCATATTCGAGCTGGACGCAATCGTGCGGCGCCTTGGCGACCGGCACCTGCGTCAACCCGACATAGCGGCCGATGCCGTGGTCGGTGTGGACGACCAGATCGCCCGGCGAGAGCGTGGCGAGCTCGGCCAGGAACGCGTCGGCGGACTTGCGACGCTTGGCGCGACGGATCAGCCGGTCGCCGAGCATGTCCTGCTCGGTCAGCACCGCGACACCGGGCGCGGTGAAGCCGTGGTCGAGCCCGACGACAGTCAGCGCAACCCCGCCCGAGCTCTTCACATCGGCGGCGCCGAGCGCGGACTGCCATGTGTCGGCGAGCCGCGCACCGACGAGCCCATGATCGTCGAGCAGGCTCTTCAATCGATCGCGGGCGCCGATCGAATAACTGGCGAGCACCGCCTTGCGCCCGTCCTTGCGCAGTCGATCGACGTGCGCGACGACCGCTTCGTAGACGTTGGCCTGATTGGCGCGTTCCGGCGCGAAGTCGCGCGGACCATCGACCTGGAAGTCGAGCACGGTCGAGGATTCGGGTTCGTGGAACGGGGTGATGAAATGCGCCGGCATTCCGGCGACCTCGGCACGCCATTCCGCCTCGTCGAGGTAGAGCGTCCTGGCGGGGAGGGCGCGATAGCTACCCGGCTCGGCCGCCTCCGCGCGCTTCCGGTTTTCGTAATAGTCGGCGACCGACTCAAGCCGGCTGTCGATCGCGGCCGGGGTGCCGGCGTCGCGCACCACGACGGCGTCGTCGCCGAGATGATCCCACAGCGTCGCCAGCTTCTCCTCGAAAAGCGGCAGCCAATGTTCCATCCCGGCGAGACGTCGGCCTTCGCTGACCGCCTGGTAGAGCGGGTCGCCGGTCGCGGTCGCGCCGAACTTCTCGCGGTAATGCGTGCGGAAGCGCTTGATGCTGTCGTCGTCGAGCAGCGCCTCCGACGCGGGCAGCAACACGAAGCCGTCGAGCCGCCCGGTGGTGCGCTGGTCGGCGGGGTCGAAGGTGCGGACGCTCTCGATCTCGTCGCCGAAGAAGTCGAGACGCAGCGCCTGCTCCTCGCCGCTGGGGAAGAGATCGACGATCCCGCCGCGGACTGCATATTCGCCCTGATCGTGGACGGTATCGGTGCGGACATAACCGTTCGCCTGCAACAACGCGCCGAGCCGGTCGCGGTCGATCCGCGCCCCGGGCTTCAGTTCGGCGACCAGTTGCCGGATGCGAAACGGCGTCAGCGTGCGCTGCGTCAGCGCGTTGACGGTGGTGAGGACGAGTTGCGCGCCCTTCGGCTTCTGCTGCAAGCGGTACAGCGCGCCGATCCGTTCCGCCATGACGCGCAGCGTCGGCGACGCGCGATCGTAGGGCAGGCAATCCCACGCCGGCAGCTGCACCACCTCCAGCTCGGGTGCGAAATAGGGCGCGGTCGCGGCGACGCTGCGCATCTGCGCCTCGTCCGCGGCGACGAACACCGCCCGGCGCGGCGCGGCGCGCGCCAGATCGGCGAGCAGGGAAGGCAGGAAGCCGCCGGGAACCCCGGAGAGG
The genomic region above belongs to Sphingomonas phyllosphaerae 5.2 and contains:
- the mfd gene encoding transcription-repair coupling factor: MPDLSKILKATVPLTLSGVPGGFLPSLLADLARAAPRRAVFVAADEAQMRSVAATAPYFAPELEVVQLPAWDCLPYDRASPTLRVMAERIGALYRLQQKPKGAQLVLTTVNALTQRTLTPFRIRQLVAELKPGARIDRDRLGALLQANGYVRTDTVHDQGEYAVRGGIVDLFPSGEEQALRLDFFGDEIESVRTFDPADQRTTGRLDGFVLLPASEALLDDDSIKRFRTHYREKFGATATGDPLYQAVSEGRRLAGMEHWLPLFEEKLATLWDHLGDDAVVVRDAGTPAAIDSRLESVADYYENRKRAEAAEPGSYRALPARTLYLDEAEWRAEVAGMPAHFITPFHEPESSTVLDFQVDGPRDFAPERANQANVYEAVVAHVDRLRKDGRKAVLASYSIGARDRLKSLLDDHGLVGARLADTWQSALGAADVKSSGGVALTVVGLDHGFTAPGVAVLTEQDMLGDRLIRRAKRRKSADAFLAELATLSPGDLVVHTDHGIGRYVGLTQVPVAKAPHDCVQLEYAGGDKLYIPVENLEVLSRYGSSEEGASLDRLGGEAWQRRKSRMKERIREIAGTLIAVAAERALRPGEIAEPDASGYPAFVDRFPYEETDDQDRAISDVLDDLAAGKPMDRLIVGDVGFGKTEVALRAAFVAAMAGMQVAVVCPTTLLARQHYQNFCARFDGFPLEIGRLSRLVTAAEARKVREGVANGTIDIVIGTHALLAKSVDFKRLGLVIVDEEQRFGVTHKERLKTLRADVHMLTLTATPIPRTLQMAMGGLRELSVIQTPPVDRLAVRTYVMPWDPVVLREALLREHYRGGQSFLVTPRVADLPDIEDYLRREVPEIRYVVAHGQLSPTEVEERMSAFYDKKFEVLVSTTIIESGIDIPSANTMIVNRADRFGLAQLYQLRGRVGRSKTRAYAYMVAPPERQMTEAAEKRLKVLSDLDSLGAGFQLASHDLDIRGAGNLLGDEQSGHIKEVGYELYQSMLEDAIMEAKAGGFRERQRDFSPQISVDAPILIPEEYVPDLDLRMGLYRRLNDVDEVQGLEAFAAEMIDRFGPLPEATDNLVKIMEIKLNAKKACVAKLDVGPKGALVAFHDDTPPNIAGLLAYVDKLGGIAKLRPDSKLALTRVWADPKARLHGALQLSKGLAKAAG
- a CDS encoding bifunctional diguanylate cyclase/phosphodiesterase, with the protein product MERHSRTMQRAAGRRRGERTPSEEQQDLVAASADGVTAITVAPTSFEIVNAAYGRTTGDQLVDAIDQRLSGALAEYRSAAVRSGATFTILVGGEAQIGDAAVDATERALEHPFQIDGETIQLGARIGVARMSEEEPLDQLLRRAAEALAYARASEGATRRIAADGRGVSLAALAADLHRAMERQEIDVRFQPQVHLIDGQITGVEALARWQHPRLGVLGADTLLAAADRAGLGVALSDHVQALALRRAADWPDALSGLRVAVNVTATDLSRTPFVSRFLARVHEAGIAPGRVTAEVTEGAMIDNLHAAGTALAALRAAGCRVALDDFGTGYSSLSYVARLPLDYLKIDRSLTQAAVSDARDRVVMQGVLAIAKGLGLETIAEGVETEAQRLLLAARGCTLYQGFLCAEPLDDAALIELVSKDRERELPR
- a CDS encoding YybH family protein, producing the protein MSIALVLAVAAAATPQAAISAAMADSAAGWNAGDLARFTAIYAPDAVYVAGDKVVQGKPAIAERYAKSFTDGGNSRGKLAFQPLAWRPLSAVHVLYIARWTLTPASGASQTGLTTLLFERRKDGWRIISDHSS